The Mucilaginibacter terrenus genome has a segment encoding these proteins:
- a CDS encoding fatty acid desaturase, with amino-acid sequence MAFIHDVLERPSYGWKDENGNLAKPAPGQIFKEFFSRLNIFRSKKNWLSFMSWAMVAVLAVFLLLFVFKYFSLQGLIIAFVYSMVVMGTHGTIWYHRYCTHGAYKFSNNFWRFVTQNLTLKIIPEEIYAISHHVHHALSDTPGDPYNAQGGFLYCFLADVNHQPINRNMNEKDYQRCLTLMKHTGVTCNSYTQYQKWGSLAKPFNMILGVIANWAFWFTVFYLIGGPALACAIFGAAGFWAVGVRTFNYEGHGKGEDKRREGIDHNRKDMSVNQLWPGLVAGEWHNNHHLFPKSARSGFKPYQIDMAWVYIKLMYTFGAVSQYKDSKAQFLKEYVQPALQPEPVYCPQTGKQIFATK; translated from the coding sequence ATGGCATTTATCCATGATGTGCTAGAGCGCCCTTCCTATGGCTGGAAGGATGAGAACGGCAACCTTGCCAAACCTGCTCCTGGCCAAATATTTAAAGAATTTTTTTCACGACTAAACATCTTTCGCAGCAAAAAGAACTGGCTTTCTTTTATGAGCTGGGCTATGGTAGCTGTATTGGCAGTGTTCCTGCTGCTGTTCGTTTTTAAATATTTCTCTCTGCAGGGCCTTATCATTGCTTTTGTATACAGCATGGTGGTAATGGGTACGCATGGCACCATCTGGTACCACAGGTACTGTACCCATGGCGCCTATAAGTTCAGCAATAATTTCTGGCGCTTTGTTACTCAAAATCTTACGTTGAAAATCATTCCTGAAGAGATTTACGCTATATCGCACCACGTGCACCACGCACTTTCAGATACCCCAGGCGATCCGTACAACGCGCAGGGAGGCTTTTTATACTGTTTCCTGGCAGATGTTAACCACCAGCCCATTAACCGCAACATGAACGAGAAGGATTATCAGCGTTGCCTTACCCTAATGAAGCACACCGGTGTTACCTGCAATAGTTACACACAATACCAAAAATGGGGATCGCTGGCTAAACCTTTTAATATGATATTAGGGGTAATTGCCAACTGGGCCTTCTGGTTCACGGTGTTTTACCTTATTGGCGGACCAGCGCTGGCTTGTGCCATATTTGGCGCTGCAGGGTTTTGGGCCGTAGGAGTACGTACATTTAACTATGAAGGCCACGGAAAGGGTGAAGATAAACGCCGCGAAGGTATTGATCATAACCGTAAGGACATGTCGGTAAATCAGCTTTGGCCTGGCCTTGTTGCCGGTGAGTGGCACAACAACCATCACCTGTTCCCTAAAAGCGCCCGCTCGGGTTTTAAGCCTTACCAGATAGACATGGCCTGGGTTTATATCAAATTGATGTATACGTTTGGTGCAGTTAGCCAGTATAAGGATAGCAAAGCCCAGTTCCTTAAAGAATATGTACAGCCGGCCTTACAGCCCGAACCTGTTTACTGTCCGCAAACCGGCAAGCAGATTTTTGCAACTAAGTAG
- a CDS encoding GMC oxidoreductase, translating to MAFLNIDSVKERTFDAIVIGSGMSGSWAAKELGEKGLKTLVLERGRDVKHIKDYPTTNLYPWEFPHHGVIPEDVQKANPIVNRCYAFGEDAAHFFVKDAEHPYVQEKPFDWIRGYQVGGKSLLWARQTQRWSDFDFEGPARDGFAVDWPIRYKDIAPWYSHVEKFAGISGNRDGLPHLPDGEFLPAFPLNAVESYFSKHVKTKYSRDVISARCAHLSKPNPIHLQQGRAQCQERTLCQRGCPFGGYFSANSSTMPWALKTGNVTLRPFSVVESIIYNEKLGKATGVRVIDTNTKEAIDYHADVIFLNAAALNSNLVLLNSTSNRFPNGLGNDSGTLGKYVAFHNYSAHISAEVEGFEEWATDGRNPAGGGYIPRFRNLHKQETNFLRGYGAGLSAYRGRTSSGEGIGDELKQNLAKKDLGPWRVGSHMMGETIPKESNYVALDKSKKDPWGIPQLKISVDYDDNDAKMKADYLAQLTEMFTSAGFKNIKGESDHRAPGLDIHEMGGVRMGNDPKTSMLDKWHRLHACQNVYVTDGASMTSTSYQNPSLTYMAFAARAVDHYVGEKKKLNS from the coding sequence ATGGCATTTTTAAATATAGATAGCGTAAAAGAACGCACGTTTGATGCCATAGTTATCGGCTCGGGCATGAGCGGTAGCTGGGCAGCAAAAGAACTTGGAGAAAAAGGGCTAAAAACGCTTGTGTTAGAGCGTGGCCGTGATGTTAAACATATAAAGGATTACCCTACAACCAATTTATATCCCTGGGAGTTTCCGCACCACGGTGTAATCCCCGAGGATGTTCAAAAGGCAAACCCCATAGTAAATCGTTGTTATGCCTTTGGTGAGGACGCTGCTCATTTCTTTGTTAAAGATGCTGAGCATCCTTACGTTCAGGAGAAACCGTTCGACTGGATTCGCGGATACCAGGTAGGCGGTAAATCCTTACTGTGGGCACGCCAAACCCAACGCTGGAGCGATTTTGATTTTGAAGGCCCTGCACGCGATGGTTTCGCGGTAGACTGGCCTATACGGTATAAAGACATTGCACCATGGTACAGCCATGTAGAAAAATTCGCTGGTATATCTGGTAATCGCGATGGCTTACCGCACTTGCCGGATGGTGAATTTTTACCGGCTTTCCCGTTAAATGCTGTAGAGAGTTACTTCAGCAAGCACGTAAAAACTAAATACAGCCGTGATGTTATAAGCGCCCGCTGCGCGCATTTGTCAAAGCCGAACCCGATCCATCTGCAACAGGGCAGGGCACAATGCCAGGAGCGTACCCTTTGCCAGCGTGGTTGTCCGTTTGGTGGCTATTTTAGTGCTAACTCGTCTACCATGCCGTGGGCGCTAAAAACCGGCAACGTTACACTTAGGCCGTTCTCGGTAGTTGAATCTATTATTTACAATGAAAAGCTGGGCAAAGCAACCGGCGTACGGGTTATAGACACTAATACTAAAGAAGCTATAGACTACCATGCCGATGTGATATTCCTTAATGCGGCGGCATTGAACAGTAATCTTGTGCTGCTTAATTCAACCTCCAATCGTTTCCCTAACGGTTTAGGTAATGATAGTGGCACACTGGGTAAATATGTTGCGTTTCATAATTATTCGGCGCACATCAGCGCCGAGGTAGAGGGTTTTGAAGAATGGGCAACCGACGGGCGCAATCCCGCGGGTGGTGGTTATATCCCGCGTTTCCGTAACTTACATAAACAAGAAACCAATTTCCTACGTGGTTATGGGGCTGGCTTAAGCGCTTACCGTGGCCGCACCAGCAGTGGCGAAGGTATTGGCGACGAATTGAAACAAAACCTTGCTAAAAAGGACCTTGGCCCTTGGCGTGTAGGATCGCACATGATGGGCGAAACCATCCCTAAGGAGAGTAACTATGTAGCGCTTGATAAGAGCAAGAAAGACCCCTGGGGTATACCGCAGCTTAAAATATCTGTGGATTATGACGATAACGATGCTAAGATGAAAGCCGATTACTTGGCGCAGCTGACAGAAATGTTCACTTCTGCCGGTTTCAAAAATATAAAAGGCGAAAGCGATCACCGTGCTCCCGGGCTGGATATCCATGAAATGGGTGGCGTGCGCATGGGTAACGATCCTAAGACATCAATGCTTGATAAATGGCACCGCTTGCATGCATGCCAAAATGTTTACGTGACCGACGGGGCGAGTATGACCTCAACATCATACCAAAACCCTTCGCTTACTTATATGGCATTTGCAGCACGCGCAGTAGATCATTACGTAGGAGAGAAAAAGAAACTGAACAGCTAA
- a CDS encoding TolB family protein — MLKRLSCFLVVVAALQFTVAACAQNSGPGIFDSHTNVGAVKHKGEVMYNAAKQQYTISGSGTNIWANTDEFHFVWKKLKGDFILRTNAEFIGKGVELHRKWGFMVRKTLEGNSAHVNAVVHGDGLTSLQYRKTAGAVTEEQKSTVTFAGVIQLERKGNTYTMSAAKKGDVFGPEEKVDLDLGDEVYVGLFVCSHNPDVTEKAIFSNVRIVSPAPADLVPYKKYLGSAIEILDMETQHSRIIYQSPKSLQAPNWTKDNKSLIYNSDGTLYKYSLASNTPVPLNTNPAKNNNNDHVISFDGKMLTISSGDGGPSIGYTVPVNGGEAKAVTTKGVGASYMHGWSPDGKYLVFCGERKGEYDVYRIPSGGGPEERLTTTPGLDDGPEYTPNGKYIYFNSVRSGLMQVWRMDADGKNQVQITNDDYNNWFPHVSPDGKWIVYITFLKNEVAPGDHPFYKHVYIRVMPVTGGPSKVVAYLYGGQGTINTPSWSPDSKHIAFVSNSDLLFPVFPIAKN; from the coding sequence ATGCTTAAGAGATTATCTTGCTTTTTAGTGGTTGTTGCTGCCCTGCAATTTACTGTTGCTGCTTGCGCACAAAATTCCGGCCCTGGTATTTTTGACAGCCATACCAATGTAGGTGCTGTAAAGCACAAAGGCGAGGTAATGTACAATGCTGCCAAACAGCAATATACCATCAGCGGATCGGGAACTAATATTTGGGCAAATACTGATGAGTTTCATTTTGTTTGGAAAAAACTAAAGGGCGACTTTATTCTGCGTACGAACGCGGAGTTTATAGGCAAAGGCGTAGAGCTGCACCGCAAGTGGGGCTTTATGGTACGTAAAACATTAGAGGGCAATTCTGCACACGTTAATGCTGTTGTACATGGCGACGGTTTAACCTCTTTGCAATACCGTAAAACAGCGGGTGCGGTAACTGAAGAACAAAAATCTACAGTGACGTTTGCAGGTGTGATACAACTGGAGCGAAAGGGAAATACTTACACTATGTCGGCAGCAAAAAAAGGCGATGTATTTGGTCCCGAGGAAAAGGTCGACCTTGATCTTGGAGATGAGGTATACGTCGGATTATTCGTTTGCTCGCACAATCCTGATGTTACCGAAAAGGCAATCTTCAGCAACGTTCGCATTGTGTCTCCGGCCCCTGCAGATCTTGTTCCATACAAAAAATATCTTGGCAGCGCTATTGAGATACTGGATATGGAAACTCAACACAGCCGGATCATCTACCAGTCGCCAAAATCATTACAGGCACCAAACTGGACAAAGGACAACAAATCCCTCATTTATAATAGTGACGGAACCTTGTACAAGTATAGCCTTGCTAGCAACACACCTGTACCATTAAATACAAACCCTGCTAAAAACAATAATAACGATCATGTTATATCTTTTGATGGCAAAATGCTTACCATCAGCAGCGGCGATGGCGGGCCCTCAATTGGTTATACTGTACCGGTAAACGGGGGCGAGGCCAAGGCTGTAACCACCAAAGGCGTTGGTGCTTCATATATGCACGGCTGGTCTCCTGATGGTAAATACCTGGTATTTTGTGGAGAGCGCAAGGGCGAATACGATGTGTACCGCATCCCTTCAGGCGGTGGTCCCGAAGAGCGCCTTACCACAACCCCGGGGCTTGACGACGGGCCTGAATATACGCCCAATGGTAAGTACATTTACTTCAACTCAGTGCGGTCTGGCCTGATGCAGGTGTGGCGAATGGATGCAGATGGCAAAAACCAGGTGCAGATTACTAATGATGATTATAACAACTGGTTTCCGCACGTTTCGCCGGACGGGAAGTGGATCGTTTACATCACATTCCTTAAAAACGAGGTTGCACCTGGCGATCATCCTTTTTACAAACATGTTTATATAAGAGTGATGCCTGTAACCGGCGGTCCGTCTAAAGTAGTTGCTTATCTTTACGGTGGGCAGGGTACTATAAATACACCATCCTGGTCGCCGGATAGTAAGCACATTGCCTTTGTAAGCAATTCAGACCTTTTATTTCCTGTGTTCCCGATAGCAAAAAACTAA
- a CDS encoding Gfo/Idh/MocA family protein gives MTEKKDNVQEQNQSRRDFIKTGSLAAAGFMIVPRFVLGGKGFIAPSDMLNVAGIGAGGKGESDIAAFAKSGKANIAFLCDVDDRRAAKSRASFPKAKYYKDWREMYDKEHKNFDAVSVSTPDHNHAIIAYHAMQMGKHVYVQKPLTHDIWEARLLTDAAKKYKVVTQMGNQGASNDGTRLMSEWYDADLIGDVHTVYCWTNRPVWPQGIKWPEPSQNIPKELDWNLWLGTAPKKDYVEKLVPFNWRGWWDYGTGALGDMGCHLVEAPFRVLGIRYAKDVQASVGSVYVDEFKQGHFPESCPPSSHITLTFPKTAKTKGDVTLHWMDGGIQPERPIELGPSEKWGGEEGNGTLFIGTKGKMYASTYSDAATLLPKERTASANAPQKYKRVPGGANGHYAQWVEACIAGYGKQEVSSPFEIAGPLTEALLMANLAVRGHELKGGSVKLMWDNNAMKVTNFDDVNQYVKRQYPAGFELKA, from the coding sequence ATGACCGAGAAGAAAGACAACGTGCAGGAGCAAAATCAATCCAGGCGCGATTTTATCAAAACTGGTTCATTAGCCGCTGCAGGCTTCATGATCGTTCCGCGTTTTGTGCTGGGCGGCAAAGGTTTTATTGCCCCAAGTGACATGCTGAACGTAGCAGGCATTGGTGCCGGCGGTAAAGGCGAAAGCGACATTGCTGCATTCGCGAAAAGTGGAAAAGCTAACATCGCGTTCCTTTGCGACGTTGACGACCGCCGTGCTGCAAAATCACGTGCATCATTCCCGAAAGCTAAATATTACAAGGACTGGCGCGAGATGTACGACAAAGAGCACAAGAACTTTGATGCGGTTTCGGTATCAACCCCAGATCATAACCACGCTATTATAGCATACCATGCCATGCAAATGGGCAAGCACGTTTACGTGCAAAAACCACTCACCCATGATATTTGGGAGGCACGCTTGTTAACTGACGCAGCTAAAAAATACAAGGTGGTAACCCAAATGGGTAACCAGGGTGCATCTAACGATGGTACCCGCCTGATGTCCGAATGGTATGATGCCGACCTGATTGGCGATGTGCATACCGTATACTGCTGGACTAACCGTCCAGTGTGGCCTCAGGGCATCAAATGGCCCGAGCCAAGCCAAAACATTCCGAAAGAATTAGATTGGAATCTTTGGTTAGGTACAGCACCTAAAAAGGATTACGTAGAGAAACTGGTTCCGTTTAACTGGCGCGGCTGGTGGGATTACGGTACCGGCGCTTTAGGCGACATGGGCTGCCACCTGGTGGAAGCACCGTTCCGTGTACTGGGTATCCGTTATGCTAAAGATGTACAGGCAAGTGTAGGCAGTGTGTATGTTGATGAATTTAAACAAGGCCACTTCCCTGAAAGCTGCCCTCCATCAAGCCACATCACCTTAACTTTCCCTAAAACTGCTAAAACCAAAGGCGACGTTACGCTGCACTGGATGGACGGCGGTATACAGCCCGAAAGACCAATTGAGCTTGGCCCAAGTGAAAAATGGGGTGGTGAAGAAGGTAACGGTACGCTATTCATCGGTACTAAAGGTAAAATGTACGCCAGCACCTATTCAGATGCAGCTACGTTATTGCCGAAAGAGCGTACCGCAAGCGCAAACGCTCCGCAGAAGTACAAACGCGTTCCCGGCGGTGCAAACGGCCACTATGCACAGTGGGTTGAAGCATGTATTGCAGGCTACGGCAAGCAGGAAGTAAGCTCTCCGTTCGAGATAGCTGGTCCGCTTACAGAAGCGTTACTGATGGCTAACCTTGCAGTGCGTGGTCACGAACTAAAAGGTGGTAGCGTGAAGTTGATGTGGGATAATAACGCTATGAAGGTTACCAACTTTGATGATGTTAACCAGTACGTTAAACGCCAGTACCCTGCAGGCTTCGAGCTGAAGGCCTAG
- a CDS encoding Gfo/Idh/MocA family protein, producing the protein MSKRKLRMGMIGGGKDAFIGAIHRIAANMDGQIELVCGALSVNPAVAEESGRMLFLDESRIYTNYEDMIKTEAQLPADKRMDFVTIVTPNFAHFAPAMLALENGFNVVVEKPVTFTLEEAQQLKAKVEETGLMLLLTHTYAGYPMVKEAKQLVKSGALGKVRKIYVEYIQGWLSRLSEREGNAQASWRTDPSKSGKSGCMGDIGTHAAHLAEYISGKKITQLNASLNIVVDGRMLDDDGAVLLRFEDGVTGTLTASQVAAGEENALKIRVYGENGSLEWRQEEPNTLNLKWLDKPAQVLRAGSGYTDRLSTYATHNARTPGGHPEGYLEAFGNLYRNFALALSAKIEGVEPQQEWLDFPGIDDGIRGMAFINNVVASNQSNEKWTDYTI; encoded by the coding sequence ATGAGTAAAAGAAAATTACGCATGGGCATGATAGGTGGTGGTAAAGATGCCTTTATTGGCGCTATACACCGCATTGCCGCTAATATGGATGGCCAGATAGAGCTGGTTTGCGGCGCGTTAAGCGTTAACCCGGCAGTTGCCGAAGAGAGCGGCCGTATGCTGTTCCTGGACGAAAGCCGTATTTACACCAATTATGAGGACATGATTAAAACAGAGGCGCAGCTGCCTGCTGATAAACGCATGGACTTTGTTACTATTGTTACCCCAAATTTTGCCCACTTTGCACCGGCTATGCTGGCTTTGGAGAACGGCTTTAACGTAGTTGTAGAAAAACCTGTAACCTTTACCCTTGAAGAAGCACAGCAGCTTAAAGCAAAGGTTGAAGAAACCGGGCTGATGCTGTTGTTAACTCATACTTATGCCGGTTACCCAATGGTAAAAGAAGCTAAGCAGCTGGTTAAGAGCGGCGCGCTTGGTAAAGTGCGTAAGATATATGTAGAATACATACAAGGCTGGCTGAGCCGCCTGTCAGAGCGTGAGGGTAATGCCCAGGCTTCATGGCGTACCGATCCTTCTAAATCGGGCAAGAGCGGTTGCATGGGTGATATAGGCACACACGCCGCCCACCTTGCAGAGTATATCTCCGGTAAAAAGATCACGCAGCTTAATGCCTCTTTAAATATTGTTGTTGACGGCCGTATGCTGGACGATGATGGCGCGGTACTGCTGCGTTTTGAAGATGGCGTTACCGGCACGCTTACTGCATCGCAGGTTGCGGCAGGCGAGGAGAATGCGCTTAAAATACGTGTATATGGCGAAAACGGCAGTTTAGAGTGGAGGCAGGAAGAGCCAAATACCTTAAACCTGAAATGGCTGGATAAACCTGCTCAGGTATTACGTGCAGGCAGCGGTTATACTGATCGCCTGTCTACCTACGCTACCCACAACGCACGTACACCGGGAGGCCACCCTGAGGGCTACCTGGAGGCATTTGGTAATTTGTACCGCAACTTCGCACTGGCGCTAAGCGCTAAGATTGAAGGTGTAGAACCACAGCAGGAATGGCTTGACTTCCCTGGTATTGATGATGGTATCCGCGGCATGGCATTCATTAACAATGTGGTTGCCTCAAACCAAAGCAACGAAAAGTGGACCGACTACACTATCTAA
- a CDS encoding GMC oxidoreductase has protein sequence MSTNTYDAIVIGSGISGGWAAKELTEKGLKTIMLERGKNIEHIKDYVNANKAPWEFPHRGGRTQQMIEDYPVLKRDYPLNETNLDYWVNEKESPYTEIKRFDWFRGYHMGGRSLMWGRQSYRWHDTDFEANLKDGIGTDWPIRYKDLESWYGYAERFAGISGSRDGVPILPDGDFMPPMEMNVVEKDVKKRFKEFYKDQRHFIIGRTANITVPHNNRTNCQYRNKCWLGCPFGAYFSTQSATLPAAMATGNLTVRPWSIVTKILYDKDTKKAKGVEVLDAETNKTYEFYAKIVFVNASALNSAWVLMNSATDIWPEGLGSSSGQLGHNVMDHHLNVGAGGRIEGFQDKYFFGRRANGIYIPRYRNLNGEKRDYIRGFGYQGGASRGGWSRDIAEMNIGGAFKDALSEPGDWSMGIGGFGETLPYHENRVYLDKNKKDKWGLPVLAVDAEVKDNERKMRIDMMNDAKEMLEAAGVKDVQTYSMEPVLGRGIHEMGTARMGRDPKVSVLNEWNQVWDAKNVFVTDGAAMASAACQNPSLTYMALTARAADFAVKELKKGNI, from the coding sequence ATGTCTACAAACACTTATGACGCTATAGTCATTGGTTCAGGTATATCTGGCGGCTGGGCTGCTAAAGAACTGACCGAGAAGGGCTTGAAAACCATTATGTTGGAGCGCGGCAAGAATATAGAGCACATTAAGGATTATGTGAATGCCAACAAAGCCCCCTGGGAGTTCCCGCATCGTGGTGGCCGTACACAGCAAATGATAGAGGATTATCCGGTTTTAAAACGCGATTACCCTCTTAACGAAACTAACCTTGATTACTGGGTTAACGAAAAAGAAAGTCCTTATACTGAGATAAAACGTTTCGACTGGTTCCGTGGATATCACATGGGTGGCCGTTCACTAATGTGGGGCCGTCAGTCTTACCGCTGGCACGATACCGACTTTGAAGCTAACTTAAAAGACGGTATTGGTACAGATTGGCCTATCCGTTACAAAGATCTGGAGTCATGGTACGGCTATGCCGAGCGTTTCGCAGGTATTTCTGGCAGCAGGGATGGCGTTCCAATCCTTCCGGATGGCGACTTTATGCCACCTATGGAAATGAACGTTGTTGAAAAGGACGTAAAAAAACGTTTTAAAGAGTTTTATAAAGATCAGCGCCATTTTATTATTGGCCGTACAGCTAATATTACAGTACCACACAACAACCGTACAAATTGCCAGTACCGCAACAAGTGCTGGTTAGGATGTCCGTTTGGCGCATACTTCAGCACGCAGTCTGCCACTTTACCGGCAGCAATGGCAACCGGTAATCTTACCGTTCGCCCATGGTCAATTGTTACCAAGATCCTTTATGATAAGGATACCAAGAAAGCGAAAGGCGTAGAAGTACTGGATGCTGAAACAAACAAAACTTACGAGTTCTACGCTAAAATTGTGTTTGTTAATGCTTCTGCTTTAAACAGCGCTTGGGTGTTGATGAACTCTGCTACAGATATCTGGCCGGAAGGCTTAGGCAGCAGCAGCGGTCAGCTGGGCCACAACGTAATGGACCATCACCTTAACGTAGGTGCAGGTGGCCGTATAGAAGGTTTCCAGGATAAGTATTTCTTTGGCCGCAGGGCTAACGGCATCTATATACCACGTTACCGTAACTTAAATGGTGAAAAACGCGATTATATCCGTGGATTTGGCTACCAGGGTGGTGCAAGCCGCGGGGGCTGGAGCCGTGACATCGCCGAAATGAATATTGGTGGCGCCTTTAAAGACGCGCTGAGCGAACCAGGCGACTGGAGCATGGGTATAGGTGGTTTCGGTGAGACTTTACCGTATCATGAAAACCGCGTTTACCTGGATAAAAACAAGAAAGACAAATGGGGTTTGCCGGTACTGGCCGTTGATGCGGAAGTTAAAGATAACGAACGCAAAATGCGCATCGATATGATGAACGACGCCAAAGAAATGCTGGAAGCTGCCGGCGTTAAAGACGTGCAGACCTACAGCATGGAGCCGGTATTGGGGCGTGGTATTCATGAAATGGGTACAGCACGTATGGGCCGCGATCCGAAGGTGTCGGTATTGAACGAGTGGAACCAGGTTTGGGATGCTAAAAACGTATTTGTTACGGACGGCGCCGCAATGGCCTCAGCAGCTTGCCAGAACCCTTCATTAACTTACATGGCGCTTACCGCACGTGCAGCTGACTTCGCGGTTAAAGAGCTTAAAAAAGGAAACATCTAA
- a CDS encoding gluconate 2-dehydrogenase subunit 3 family protein, translated as MNRRDAITRVGLILGGTVIGAEFFISGCKSGSSVDTSDLKKPETIAYMDEIGETILPETGTPGAKAAKIGAFMAIMVNDCYTADDQKVFKKGLSDLDEASSKKYSKKFMEADAKQRTELLTALDKEAKDYNKTKKPEDANHYFTMLKQLTILGYFTSEVGATKALRYVPVPGKYVGDFPYKKGDHAWALS; from the coding sequence ATGAATAGAAGAGACGCAATAACCCGGGTGGGCTTAATCCTTGGGGGTACTGTAATAGGTGCCGAATTCTTCATCTCCGGTTGTAAATCGGGCAGTTCGGTTGATACAAGCGACCTTAAAAAGCCCGAAACTATAGCTTATATGGATGAGATAGGCGAAACTATTTTACCAGAAACCGGCACCCCCGGCGCTAAAGCTGCTAAAATAGGTGCGTTTATGGCAATAATGGTGAACGATTGCTACACTGCTGATGACCAGAAAGTGTTCAAGAAAGGTTTATCTGATCTTGACGAAGCCAGCAGCAAAAAGTACAGCAAGAAGTTTATGGAGGCTGATGCAAAACAGCGCACCGAACTGCTTACTGCGCTTGATAAGGAAGCTAAAGACTATAACAAAACCAAAAAGCCCGAAGATGCTAACCACTACTTCACTATGCTGAAGCAGTTAACCATCCTTGGCTACTTTACCTCGGAAGTTGGCGCTACCAAAGCGTTACGTTATGTTCCGGTGCCGGGAAAATACGTGGGCGACTTCCCTTACAAAAAGGGCGACCACGCCTGGGCTTTATCCTAA
- a CDS encoding gluconate 2-dehydrogenase subunit 3 family protein, whose product MNRRIAIRNMALILGSAAVLPSCFNDKKGKPVVELKHLEIDADQENLVTNLAETILPRTSTPGAKELGINLFILKMIDDCTGKEQQDAFKAGLKEFDEAAEKKYGKSFNQLTQQERTAFVVDLEKQAKERGAKEEAAVKADKNHKPEEPAKLDTFYGMVKGYTVFGYTTSQYFMTKQVVYELVPGRYNAMFPVKKKATA is encoded by the coding sequence ATGAACCGGCGAATAGCCATCCGCAACATGGCGCTTATTTTAGGCAGCGCGGCGGTACTACCATCCTGCTTTAACGACAAAAAAGGCAAGCCGGTAGTAGAACTTAAACATCTGGAGATAGATGCCGACCAGGAAAACCTGGTTACTAACCTTGCAGAAACCATTTTGCCTAGAACGAGTACCCCCGGTGCTAAAGAACTCGGTATAAATCTTTTTATATTAAAAATGATAGATGATTGTACGGGCAAAGAGCAGCAGGACGCTTTCAAAGCAGGCCTTAAAGAGTTTGACGAAGCAGCAGAAAAAAAATACGGCAAATCCTTCAATCAGCTAACTCAGCAGGAGCGTACCGCCTTTGTTGTTGACCTGGAGAAACAGGCTAAAGAAAGAGGTGCTAAGGAAGAAGCCGCAGTCAAGGCTGATAAGAACCACAAACCCGAAGAGCCGGCAAAGCTGGATACGTTTTACGGTATGGTGAAAGGCTATACAGTGTTTGGGTACACTACATCCCAATACTTCATGACCAAACAGGTAGTTTATGAATTAGTGCCGGGCAGGTACAACGCAATGTTCCCGGTTAAAAAGAAGGCAACAGCATAA
- a CDS encoding TIM barrel protein — protein sequence MNPSRRSFIKTGALAVTAAAFLPKNVLAAPKLQRVGLQLYSVRERMKTDPSGTLKKLADMGYVYVEHANYIDRKFYGWNAKEFKKVLDDLGLKMPSGHTVMTAQHWDAAKNDFTDAWKYTVEDAAILEQKYVISPWMDERVRTDKDALNRILDQFNKSGELCKKSGMKFGYHNHDFEFTTMVGDIRLFDYILQHTDPSLVAQQLDMGNMYGRENSAVSLIKKYPGRFELMHVKDEIKSAEHPNEGTGYESCVLGKGVLPVQDVLKAAKKDGNTTYLIIEQESYQGMDPIDSVKIDLQTMKKWGY from the coding sequence ATGAATCCATCTCGCAGAAGCTTTATTAAAACCGGCGCCCTGGCGGTAACTGCCGCGGCTTTCTTACCTAAAAATGTATTGGCTGCACCAAAACTACAACGGGTAGGCTTACAGTTGTATTCCGTACGCGAGCGTATGAAAACCGATCCGTCTGGAACGCTGAAAAAGCTTGCAGATATGGGTTATGTATACGTAGAGCATGCCAATTATATCGACCGCAAGTTTTATGGCTGGAATGCAAAAGAGTTTAAAAAGGTATTAGATGATTTAGGATTAAAAATGCCTAGCGGGCATACCGTTATGACCGCCCAGCATTGGGACGCTGCTAAAAATGATTTTACCGATGCCTGGAAATATACTGTAGAAGACGCTGCTATTCTTGAGCAGAAATATGTGATAAGCCCGTGGATGGACGAAAGGGTGCGTACCGATAAAGATGCACTTAACCGAATCCTGGATCAGTTTAATAAGAGTGGTGAGCTTTGTAAGAAATCGGGGATGAAGTTTGGCTATCACAATCACGATTTTGAGTTTACCACCATGGTAGGCGATATAAGGCTGTTTGACTATATACTTCAGCATACCGATCCTTCCCTGGTGGCACAGCAGCTGGATATGGGCAACATGTACGGACGCGAAAATTCAGCAGTGTCTCTTATCAAAAAGTATCCGGGCAGGTTTGAGCTGATGCACGTAAAAGATGAAATTAAGAGTGCAGAGCACCCTAATGAAGGCACCGGATACGAAAGCTGTGTGTTGGGTAAAGGTGTATTGCCTGTACAAGATGTACTTAAAGCTGCCAAAAAAGACGGCAATACTACCTACTTGATTATTGAGCAGGAGTCGTACCAGGGAATGGACCCGATTGACTCTGTAAAAATTGATTTACAAACCATGAAAAAGTGGGGTTATTAG